In Desulfuromonas sp. KJ2020, a single window of DNA contains:
- a CDS encoding cation acetate symporter, giving the protein MNYETSPLAIALFFSFVAFVLGLSFYLARRTTSSAGYYAAGGNIHWFTNGIAFAGDYLSAASFLGICGMIATAGFDGWMYAIGYLAGWMVALFLVAEPMKRLGKYTFTDALDSKFNSKGIQLMAAISTLVVSVFYLIPQMVGAGVLVKPLLGMPHWVGVSIVGVVVTLIVATAGMASTTYVQFFKGALLLIVSTVVVVAVLTRGLSSEPKGFDNNTKPLQTLTASVAADGSLQAGEMSAPAGWQESEFGKAGLVKLSGNGTETVWSYSPAADGGYTLNEALFVVTQPDGTKLYNGGTKDDGKFFPVGNLKEITIDGQQVAQTGAIGPFAYLSAVQNSTVILWGKKYVLAGDTKYEVFYQKPTPGARVLRPGLKFKVDNATGTEKFNFISLMLALFCGTAALPHILIRYYTVPSQAAARKSTIVAIAAIGFFYVLTLYLGIGAMTNGVINLTDNNMSAPLLALSFGVFLFAIISSLAFATVLGTVSGLIVAASGAVAHDLMDNFLGLHMSDAGKVKAGKIAAVVVGCIAIYLGIVFEGMNVSFLVGWAFAVAASANLPAILMLLFWKKTTAKGVAASITVGLTSALGLILISPDMWVRYGLLPGDAPVQFNSPAAISIPLSFIALVVVSLMTQKDAVSSEATEAA; this is encoded by the coding sequence ATGAACTACGAAACTTCACCGCTGGCCATTGCCCTCTTCTTCAGCTTTGTCGCCTTCGTTCTGGGTCTTTCCTTCTACCTGGCCCGCCGGACGACCTCTTCAGCCGGCTACTATGCCGCCGGCGGCAACATCCACTGGTTTACCAACGGTATCGCCTTTGCCGGCGACTATCTTTCCGCCGCCAGTTTCCTCGGCATCTGCGGCATGATCGCCACTGCCGGTTTCGATGGCTGGATGTACGCCATCGGTTACCTGGCAGGCTGGATGGTCGCGCTCTTCCTGGTGGCCGAACCGATGAAGCGCCTGGGCAAATACACCTTCACCGACGCCCTCGACTCCAAGTTCAACTCCAAGGGCATTCAGCTGATGGCTGCTATCAGCACCCTGGTTGTCTCGGTCTTCTACCTTATTCCCCAGATGGTCGGTGCCGGCGTTCTCGTCAAGCCCCTGCTGGGCATGCCCCACTGGGTCGGCGTCAGCATTGTCGGCGTGGTCGTTACGCTTATCGTGGCTACGGCCGGTATGGCCTCCACTACTTACGTACAGTTTTTCAAAGGTGCTTTGCTGCTTATCGTCTCCACGGTTGTGGTGGTAGCGGTATTGACACGCGGCCTCAGCAGTGAACCCAAAGGCTTCGACAACAACACCAAGCCTCTGCAAACCCTGACCGCCAGCGTCGCTGCGGACGGCTCTCTGCAAGCCGGCGAAATGTCAGCTCCCGCTGGCTGGCAGGAAAGCGAGTTCGGCAAAGCCGGCTTGGTCAAGCTGAGCGGCAACGGGACTGAGACCGTCTGGAGCTATAGCCCTGCAGCCGATGGCGGCTACACGCTCAACGAGGCCCTCTTTGTCGTAACCCAACCGGATGGCACCAAGCTGTACAATGGCGGCACCAAGGATGACGGCAAGTTCTTTCCCGTCGGCAATCTTAAGGAAATCACCATCGACGGCCAGCAGGTCGCCCAGACTGGCGCCATCGGACCCTTCGCCTACCTTTCCGCCGTCCAGAACTCAACTGTCATTCTCTGGGGCAAGAAATACGTCCTGGCCGGAGATACCAAATACGAAGTCTTCTACCAGAAGCCGACCCCTGGCGCCCGCGTGCTGCGTCCCGGCCTGAAGTTTAAGGTCGACAACGCCACCGGCACTGAGAAATTCAACTTCATCTCCCTGATGCTGGCTCTGTTCTGCGGTACTGCGGCCCTTCCCCACATCCTCATCCGCTACTACACCGTACCGAGCCAGGCCGCCGCCCGTAAGTCGACGATTGTGGCCATCGCCGCTATTGGTTTCTTCTATGTCCTCACCCTGTATCTGGGTATTGGCGCCATGACCAACGGCGTTATCAACCTGACCGACAACAACATGAGTGCCCCCCTGCTGGCTCTCTCTTTCGGGGTCTTCCTGTTCGCCATCATTTCGTCGCTGGCCTTCGCCACCGTACTCGGCACTGTCTCCGGCCTTATTGTCGCGGCCTCGGGTGCCGTGGCCCACGACCTGATGGACAACTTCCTCGGCCTGCACATGAGTGATGCCGGCAAAGTAAAAGCCGGTAAGATCGCCGCCGTCGTAGTTGGCTGCATTGCCATCTACCTGGGCATCGTCTTTGAGGGCATGAACGTTTCCTTCCTGGTCGGTTGGGCCTTTGCGGTGGCAGCCTCGGCCAACCTGCCGGCCATACTCATGCTGCTCTTCTGGAAGAAGACGACGGCCAAAGGCGTGGCGGCTTCTATCACAGTCGGCCTGACCTCCGCCCTGGGTCTGATCCTCATCTCCCCCGACATGTGGGTCCGCTACGGCCTGCTCCCGGGTGATGCACCGGTCCAGTTCAACAGCCCGGCGGCCATCTCTATTCCGCTGAGCTTTATCGCTCTGGTTGTCGTCTCTCTCATGACGCAGAAGGATGCCGTCAGCAGTGAAGCAACCGAGGCCGCCTAA
- a CDS encoding DUF4177 domain-containing protein, with amino-acid sequence MVSYKVVETSIVTDETLEAILNEYTAQGWHFENIQFAMREASKRPSMAFVLFTRPESA; translated from the coding sequence ATGGTCAGCTACAAAGTTGTAGAAACCAGCATCGTCACCGATGAGACGCTCGAAGCCATTCTCAATGAATACACCGCCCAGGGGTGGCACTTCGAAAACATTCAGTTCGCCATGCGCGAAGCCAGCAAACGGCCTTCCATGGCTTTTGTCCTTTTCACCCGGCCCGAATCGGCCTAG
- a CDS encoding DUF485 domain-containing protein: MGHGPAVKLGKDNAQGYKTTLGVWMFIAYTIVYAGFVVINAVKPSLMEKIVFGQTLAVVYGFGLLAFALVLAVIYNQLCNAAEARLNK; the protein is encoded by the coding sequence ATGGGACACGGACCCGCAGTAAAACTGGGCAAAGATAACGCTCAGGGCTACAAAACCACTCTGGGCGTTTGGATGTTCATCGCCTACACCATCGTTTATGCCGGCTTTGTTGTGATCAATGCCGTCAAACCCTCTCTCATGGAAAAAATTGTGTTCGGGCAGACTCTGGCCGTTGTCTACGGCTTTGGCCTGTTGGCCTTTGCCCTGGTACTCGCCGTCATCTACAACCAGCTCTGCAATGCTGCAGAAGCGCGATTGAACAAATAA
- a CDS encoding selenium metabolism-associated LysR family transcriptional regulator yields the protein MDIRKLEVFCKIVDLKSFSKAAEFVSLTQPTVSEHVRQLEDLLGEKLLDRLGREVLPTPAGELLYRYAVRLIKLQDETFQAIRQFSGNLTGDLVLGASTIPGAYLLPRLIESFQSRHPAIRLRLKIADTAKTTHHLLSGEMEIGIIGARARVPALESTDIFSDRLILVVPPRHPWAKVSTISLEDLATQPFILREEGSGSRTVMNEELLRHGFNPAALSPVAEIDSSEAVRQAVKAGLGIAILSSLAVAEDLEKGSLVQVPIEGVDIRRPFYLVQRKNRQLSPLAQAFLEHLRSSGPPA from the coding sequence ATGGACATAAGAAAACTGGAGGTCTTCTGTAAGATCGTCGACCTGAAGAGTTTTTCCAAAGCGGCTGAATTCGTCTCCCTTACCCAGCCAACAGTCAGTGAACACGTCCGACAATTGGAAGACCTGTTGGGAGAGAAACTGCTCGACCGTCTGGGTCGCGAAGTTTTGCCTACTCCAGCCGGCGAACTCCTCTATCGCTACGCCGTCCGGCTCATTAAGCTGCAAGACGAAACCTTTCAGGCCATACGCCAGTTCAGCGGCAACCTCACCGGCGACCTTGTCCTGGGAGCCAGCACCATTCCAGGCGCCTACCTTCTGCCCCGGCTCATCGAATCCTTCCAGTCACGCCACCCCGCCATCCGGCTTCGTCTGAAAATCGCCGACACCGCCAAGACCACCCATCACCTCCTCTCAGGTGAGATGGAAATCGGCATTATCGGCGCACGGGCCAGGGTCCCGGCCCTCGAAAGCACGGACATCTTTTCAGACCGGCTTATTCTGGTGGTTCCCCCCCGCCATCCCTGGGCCAAAGTTTCCACCATCTCCCTCGAAGACCTAGCCACACAGCCTTTTATTTTGAGAGAAGAGGGATCGGGCAGCCGCACGGTCATGAATGAGGAACTCCTGCGTCACGGCTTCAATCCGGCAGCTCTGTCGCCGGTGGCTGAGATCGACAGCTCGGAGGCCGTCAGGCAGGCCGTCAAGGCCGGTCTGGGCATCGCCATCCTGTCTTCTCTGGCTGTGGCCGAGGACCTGGAGAAAGGGAGTCTGGTGCAGGTGCCCATTGAGGGCGTCGACATTCGCCGCCCCTTCTACCTGGTCCAGCGCAAAAATCGACAACTTTCCCCTCTTGCCCAGGCTTTTCTCGAACACCTGCGGTCTTCCGGCCCACCGGCCTGA
- the lon gene encoding endopeptidase La, translating to MNDEQDKIIEEDRVGNGEPVSEPAGGLVLAADLLPEELPLVPLRPRPAFPGILIPMMLSGNDKVETVRQAMESPSQTIGLVLVKNIEQDDHPDNFHRTGVAGKIVKIIDMDDDKVQLLVNCLERFTIETVRPAPQGFRARVEYRFSPELSVNQELKAYSLAIISTLKELVQINPLFSEEIKLFLNRSSMDDPGRLADFAANLTTADGQELQTILATFDIRKRIDRVLVLLKKELEVSRLQSRISKQIEEKISAQQREFFLKEQLKAIKKELGLEKDGKTAETEKFKQRLKTLKPNPEAAKAINEELEKLQLLDPSSPEYNVSRNYLEWLTILPWGNFSKDAYNIGRARKVLDRDHYGLKDVKERILEFIAVGKMKGDISGSILLLVGPPGVGKTSVGKSIASALGRSFFRFSLGGMRDEAEIKGHRRTYIGAMPGKFIQAMKNAGTANPVLMLDEIDKIGASFQGDPASALLEVLDPEQNASFRDHYLDVPFDLSNVLFVATANQLDTIPAPLLDRTEIIHLSGYILEEKIEIAKRYLIPKALSSHGLEKSRVRIRRDALEKIIDGYAREAGVRNLENRIKKIMRKAAMEFAEGRDEDIVIRKTDIETYLGKPVFSQEELFEDVPGVVTGLAWTSMGGATLAIEATAMPSKGKGFKQTGQLGKVMVESSEIAYSYVMAHLEEYGAKANFFDSHFVHLHVPAGATPKDGPSAGVTMTTALLSMITGRPVRKKLGMTGELTLTGRVLPIGGVKEKTIAARRAGLKTLIFPEGNRKDFEELPDYLQEGLDVHFARDYADVYKVAFADH from the coding sequence ATGAACGACGAACAGGATAAAATCATCGAGGAAGATCGCGTTGGCAATGGAGAGCCGGTCAGTGAACCGGCGGGCGGTCTGGTTCTGGCCGCCGATCTTCTGCCGGAAGAGCTGCCTCTGGTCCCTTTGCGCCCCCGGCCGGCCTTTCCGGGGATCCTGATTCCCATGATGCTGTCCGGCAACGATAAAGTGGAGACCGTCCGGCAGGCCATGGAAAGCCCCTCCCAGACCATCGGCCTGGTGCTGGTCAAAAACATCGAACAGGACGACCATCCCGACAACTTCCACCGTACGGGGGTCGCCGGCAAAATCGTCAAAATCATCGACATGGATGACGACAAGGTGCAGCTGCTGGTCAACTGCCTGGAACGCTTCACCATCGAAACCGTCCGTCCGGCGCCCCAAGGCTTTCGGGCCCGGGTCGAGTACCGCTTCAGCCCCGAACTCTCCGTCAACCAGGAACTCAAGGCCTATTCGCTGGCCATCATCTCCACCCTGAAGGAGTTGGTGCAGATCAATCCCCTCTTTTCGGAGGAGATCAAACTCTTTCTCAACCGTTCCAGCATGGACGATCCCGGCCGCCTGGCCGACTTCGCCGCCAACCTGACCACGGCCGACGGCCAGGAACTGCAGACGATCCTGGCCACTTTCGATATCCGCAAACGCATCGACCGGGTGCTGGTCCTGCTGAAAAAAGAGCTGGAAGTCAGCCGCCTGCAAAGCCGCATCTCCAAGCAGATCGAGGAAAAGATTTCGGCTCAGCAGCGCGAATTTTTTCTCAAGGAACAGCTCAAAGCCATCAAAAAAGAACTAGGGTTGGAAAAGGACGGCAAGACCGCCGAGACGGAAAAGTTCAAACAGCGGCTCAAAACCCTGAAACCCAACCCCGAGGCGGCCAAGGCCATCAATGAGGAACTGGAAAAGCTGCAGCTCCTTGACCCCTCGTCGCCGGAATACAACGTCAGCCGCAATTACCTGGAGTGGCTGACCATCCTGCCCTGGGGCAACTTCAGCAAGGACGCCTACAACATCGGGCGGGCCCGCAAAGTGCTTGACCGCGACCATTACGGGCTCAAGGACGTCAAGGAACGCATTCTGGAGTTCATCGCCGTCGGCAAGATGAAGGGGGACATATCCGGCTCCATCCTGCTGCTGGTCGGGCCTCCCGGTGTCGGCAAGACCTCCGTCGGCAAAAGCATTGCCAGCGCCCTGGGGCGCTCTTTCTTCCGCTTTTCCCTTGGCGGCATGCGGGACGAGGCCGAGATCAAGGGACACCGCCGTACCTACATCGGCGCCATGCCCGGCAAATTTATCCAGGCCATGAAGAATGCCGGTACGGCCAATCCCGTGCTCATGCTCGATGAAATCGACAAGATCGGCGCTTCGTTCCAGGGCGACCCCGCCTCGGCTTTGCTGGAGGTCCTCGATCCCGAACAGAATGCCAGCTTCCGCGATCACTATCTCGACGTCCCCTTCGATCTCTCCAACGTCCTTTTCGTGGCCACGGCCAATCAGCTCGACACCATTCCCGCGCCGCTGCTGGACCGCACCGAGATCATCCACCTGTCGGGCTATATCCTGGAGGAGAAAATCGAAATCGCCAAGCGCTACCTCATCCCCAAGGCTCTCAGCAGTCACGGCCTGGAGAAGAGTCGGGTCCGCATACGCCGCGATGCTCTGGAAAAGATTATCGATGGCTACGCCCGCGAGGCCGGGGTGCGCAACCTGGAGAACCGGATCAAGAAGATCATGCGCAAGGCCGCCATGGAGTTTGCCGAGGGTCGCGACGAGGATATCGTCATTCGTAAGACCGACATCGAAACCTACCTGGGCAAGCCGGTTTTCAGTCAGGAGGAACTCTTTGAGGATGTCCCCGGCGTCGTCACCGGCCTGGCCTGGACCAGCATGGGCGGCGCCACCTTGGCCATCGAGGCAACAGCCATGCCCAGCAAAGGCAAGGGCTTCAAGCAAACCGGCCAGCTTGGCAAAGTCATGGTCGAGAGCTCGGAAATCGCCTATTCCTACGTCATGGCCCACCTGGAAGAGTACGGGGCCAAGGCAAACTTCTTTGACTCCCATTTCGTCCATTTGCACGTCCCCGCCGGCGCCACCCCCAAAGACGGCCCCTCCGCTGGCGTCACCATGACCACGGCCCTCCTTTCCATGATCACCGGTCGGCCGGTCCGTAAAAAACTGGGGATGACGGGTGAGCTGACTCTAACCGGACGGGTTCTGCCCATCGGTGGCGTCAAGGAAAAGACCATCGCCGCCCGCCGGGCCGGCCTCAAGACGCTGATCTTCCCCGAAGGCAACCGCAAGGATTTCGAGGAACTGCCCGATTACCTGCAGGAAGGGCTGGACGTTCATTTTGCCCGCGACTATGCGGATGTCTATAAAGTCGCCTTTGCCGACCATTGA
- the asnS gene encoding asparagine--tRNA ligase: protein MERMAIHKALGGTSAGELICLKGWVRTLRTGKDVAFFALNDGSCFASLQVVVTPQLPNYEELVKIGTGACLSVQGVLVESPAAGQRWEVQAQKVEVLGDADSDYPLQKKRHSLEFLRSIAHLRPRSNTFGAVFRLRSALSFAIHRFFHERGFLYVHTPIITANDCEGAGEMFRVTTLDSENPPRNSGNIDWSQDFFGERTGLTVSGQLQGELFATAFSDIYTFGPTFRAENSNTSRHAAEFWMIEPEMAFADLEDDCRLAEDFLRYLVTYTLQHCGEDLAFFNERVEKGLLDKLQALAKARFETMTYSEAVSRLQASGESFQFPVAWGRDLQSEHERYLTEKVVGGPVFVTDYPVGIKAFYMRLNNDERTVAAMDLLVPRVGEIIGGSQREERLPVLQRRMEESGIAPESLWWYLDTRRWGSCPHAGFGLGFERLLMYLTGMENIRDVIPFPRTPGNARF from the coding sequence ATGGAAAGAATGGCGATTCACAAAGCTCTTGGGGGGACTTCCGCCGGCGAACTCATTTGCCTTAAAGGCTGGGTACGTACCCTGCGCACCGGCAAGGATGTCGCGTTCTTCGCCCTTAATGACGGCTCCTGCTTCGCTTCCTTGCAGGTGGTGGTGACCCCGCAACTGCCCAACTATGAAGAATTGGTTAAAATCGGCACCGGCGCCTGTCTTTCCGTCCAAGGCGTCTTGGTCGAGTCGCCTGCCGCCGGGCAGCGATGGGAAGTCCAGGCCCAAAAAGTGGAAGTCCTCGGCGATGCGGATAGCGACTATCCCCTGCAGAAAAAAAGGCACTCGCTTGAGTTTCTGCGCTCTATTGCCCATCTTCGTCCCCGCTCCAACACGTTTGGCGCAGTTTTTCGACTGCGCAGTGCCCTGTCCTTTGCCATTCACCGATTTTTCCACGAGCGGGGTTTTCTCTACGTACATACCCCTATTATTACGGCCAACGACTGCGAAGGGGCCGGGGAAATGTTCCGGGTGACGACCCTGGACAGTGAAAACCCGCCCCGAAATAGTGGAAACATCGACTGGAGCCAGGACTTTTTTGGCGAGAGGACCGGCCTGACCGTCAGCGGTCAGCTGCAGGGTGAACTTTTCGCCACGGCGTTCAGCGATATTTATACCTTTGGCCCCACGTTCCGGGCGGAAAACTCCAATACCAGCCGCCACGCTGCCGAGTTTTGGATGATCGAGCCCGAAATGGCCTTTGCTGACCTGGAGGATGACTGCCGTCTGGCGGAAGATTTTCTCCGCTACCTCGTCACTTACACCCTGCAGCACTGCGGTGAGGATCTCGCCTTTTTCAACGAACGTGTGGAAAAAGGACTCCTCGATAAACTGCAGGCGCTGGCCAAGGCCCGTTTTGAGACCATGACCTACAGCGAAGCGGTCAGCCGTCTGCAGGCCTCCGGTGAAAGCTTTCAATTTCCCGTGGCCTGGGGGCGTGACCTGCAGTCAGAGCATGAGCGATACCTGACGGAAAAGGTTGTCGGTGGTCCTGTCTTCGTGACCGACTACCCGGTGGGCATCAAGGCCTTTTACATGCGCCTCAATAATGACGAACGAACGGTCGCGGCCATGGACCTGTTGGTGCCGCGCGTAGGGGAAATTATCGGTGGCAGTCAGCGGGAGGAGCGCCTGCCGGTGCTGCAGCGCCGGATGGAAGAATCCGGAATCGCTCCGGAAAGTCTCTGGTGGTATCTGGATACCCGGCGCTGGGGAAGTTGTCCTCATGCCGGCTTTGGTCTTGGTTTTGAGCGCCTGCTCATGTACCTGACGGGCATGGAAAATATCCGCGATGTCATCCCTTTTCCACGGACTCCGGGCAATGCCCGTTTTTGA
- a CDS encoding MBL fold metallo-hydrolase gives MADPHITVLIDNHSCREDLLCQYGLSLWLEAGGKKILVDTGNNGDFLLNGDRLGISPQDADWLAVTHGHWDHAGGVPSLLAKGGRPRILMHPDAWKPRRAVQADGSHRDIGVPWPETALEEADIFRVPTLKPQQLALGIWSTGPIPDWTGREDQSVLQVKQGDSWSNDSFADEHALVLETVEGLVVISGCSHRGVLNILRAAQLMTGEGQIHTVIGGLHLKDATAGECEELAERLTAFNLSNLWVNHCTGELAFDILKARLGSMVAWAGSGFTGKLPALKSSPI, from the coding sequence ATGGCTGATCCACATATCACCGTACTTATCGATAATCACAGTTGCCGGGAGGATCTCCTCTGCCAGTACGGCCTCAGTCTCTGGCTGGAAGCCGGCGGGAAGAAGATTCTTGTCGATACGGGCAACAATGGGGATTTTCTTCTGAACGGAGACCGGTTGGGGATCAGCCCCCAAGACGCCGATTGGCTGGCAGTTACCCATGGCCATTGGGATCACGCTGGAGGCGTTCCCTCGCTTCTGGCCAAAGGCGGGCGTCCCCGAATCCTGATGCATCCTGACGCCTGGAAGCCGCGTCGTGCCGTTCAGGCCGATGGCTCCCATCGCGACATCGGCGTTCCCTGGCCGGAAACCGCGCTGGAGGAGGCCGACATCTTTCGTGTTCCTACCTTGAAACCCCAGCAATTGGCTCTTGGTATCTGGAGCACGGGACCAATCCCTGATTGGACAGGCCGGGAGGATCAATCTGTACTGCAAGTGAAGCAGGGTGACTCCTGGTCGAATGATTCCTTTGCCGATGAACACGCCCTGGTCCTCGAGACCGTTGAAGGGCTGGTGGTTATCAGCGGATGCAGTCATCGCGGTGTCCTCAATATTCTGCGCGCCGCCCAGCTGATGACTGGCGAGGGCCAGATCCACACCGTGATCGGGGGCCTTCACCTCAAGGATGCGACGGCTGGGGAGTGTGAGGAACTGGCCGAGCGGCTGACTGCTTTTAACCTTTCCAACCTGTGGGTGAACCATTGCACAGGGGAGCTGGCTTTCGATATTCTCAAAGCCCGACTCGGATCGATGGTGGCCTGGGCCGGTTCCGGTTTCACCGGCAAGCTGCCGGCACTCAAATCGAGCCCGATATAG
- a CDS encoding TIGR02757 family protein, whose product MMLQDILEKVQARSGPDFLQKDPVRFPRQFSSFADQEAVAFVSAALAYGQVGIILRHVEDLIGRMGKSPADFIANFTPRRDAAYLRGFKHRFNDAKDLACLFWLMRGMIETAGSLENFFGQGDDGGATITSALASFCRRALAQDVTPFYAGGRLPARAGVRYFFPSPEGGSACKRLCMFLRWVVRPDDGIDLGLWTTIAPARLVLPLDTHTGRISRLLGLSARRTADWKMALEVTERLRAFDASDPVRFDFALAHLGISEGCRGRQGEVCRSCAVASCCLCGGGPPEKNGG is encoded by the coding sequence ATGATGCTTCAGGACATTCTCGAAAAAGTACAGGCGCGAAGCGGCCCGGATTTTCTGCAGAAGGACCCGGTCCGGTTTCCACGACAGTTCAGCTCCTTCGCCGATCAGGAGGCAGTCGCTTTTGTCAGCGCTGCTTTGGCCTATGGACAGGTGGGCATTATTCTGCGCCATGTCGAGGATCTGATCGGGCGCATGGGAAAAAGCCCTGCCGATTTTATTGCCAATTTTACTCCGAGACGCGATGCGGCTTACCTGCGGGGCTTCAAGCATCGTTTCAATGATGCGAAGGATCTGGCCTGCCTGTTCTGGCTGATGCGTGGGATGATTGAAACGGCGGGGAGCCTGGAAAACTTCTTTGGTCAGGGGGATGACGGCGGCGCGACCATCACGTCGGCCCTGGCCTCCTTTTGCCGCCGGGCTCTGGCCCAGGACGTTACCCCTTTTTATGCGGGAGGGCGCTTGCCGGCAAGGGCCGGTGTGCGCTATTTTTTCCCCAGCCCGGAAGGGGGCAGCGCCTGCAAGCGGCTTTGTATGTTTTTGCGTTGGGTGGTGCGCCCGGATGATGGCATCGATCTCGGCCTGTGGACGACAATAGCGCCGGCCCGCCTGGTACTGCCTCTGGATACCCACACGGGTCGTATTTCGCGACTGCTCGGCCTCTCTGCTCGGCGTACGGCCGACTGGAAGATGGCCCTGGAGGTGACGGAGCGGCTGCGCGCTTTTGATGCGTCGGATCCGGTGCGCTTCGATTTTGCCCTGGCTCATCTCGGCATCAGCGAGGGCTGCCGCGGTCGCCAGGGCGAAGTGTGCCGGTCTTGCGCGGTCGCCTCCTGCTGCCTTTGCGGCGGTGGGCCTCCCGAAAAAAATGGCGGATAG
- the trpS gene encoding tryptophan--tRNA ligase has translation MRVLSGIQPSGSLHLGNFFGMMKKMIEHQEQEDLFCFIANYHAMTSVADGKQLAQGTLEAAANFLALGLDPEKSTFWVQSDLPEVQELAWALSNFTPMGLLERCHSYKDKIARGIAANHGLFAYPVLMAADILLFQSEKVPVGKDQKQHVEVTRDIAIKFNNAYGDIFTLPEPEIDDEVATVPGIDGQKMSKSYGNTIDLFQEEKALRKSVMRIVTDPTPVEDPKDPDKCNVFQIYRLFLNKEEEKSLRQRYLAGGMGYGEIKEELFVTVRDFFAPYAARRQELLADKDGLRQILADGRDKARHAASKTLRKVRKKTGLAY, from the coding sequence ATGCGCGTTCTTTCCGGCATCCAGCCTTCCGGCTCCCTGCACCTGGGCAATTTTTTCGGCATGATGAAAAAAATGATTGAGCACCAGGAGCAGGAGGATCTCTTCTGCTTCATCGCCAACTACCACGCCATGACCAGCGTCGCCGACGGCAAGCAGCTGGCACAGGGAACCCTGGAGGCCGCCGCCAACTTTCTGGCGCTTGGTCTCGACCCTGAAAAGAGCACTTTCTGGGTCCAGTCGGATCTGCCCGAGGTGCAGGAACTGGCCTGGGCCCTCTCCAACTTCACCCCCATGGGGCTGCTGGAGCGCTGCCACAGCTACAAGGACAAGATCGCCCGCGGCATCGCCGCCAACCATGGCCTCTTCGCCTATCCGGTGCTGATGGCGGCGGACATCCTGCTCTTTCAGAGCGAAAAGGTGCCCGTTGGCAAGGACCAGAAACAGCATGTCGAAGTGACTCGCGACATCGCCATCAAGTTCAACAACGCCTACGGCGACATCTTCACGCTGCCCGAACCGGAGATCGACGATGAGGTGGCGACCGTCCCCGGCATCGACGGCCAGAAGATGAGCAAGAGCTACGGCAATACCATCGACCTGTTTCAGGAAGAAAAGGCTCTGCGCAAAAGCGTGATGCGCATCGTCACCGACCCGACGCCGGTGGAAGACCCCAAGGATCCGGACAAGTGCAACGTCTTCCAGATCTACCGGCTCTTTCTGAACAAGGAAGAGGAGAAGAGCCTGCGCCAGCGATATCTGGCCGGTGGGATGGGGTATGGCGAGATCAAGGAAGAACTCTTCGTGACGGTACGGGATTTCTTCGCCCCTTATGCCGCCCGGCGCCAGGAACTGTTGGCCGATAAGGACGGTTTGCGCCAAATCTTGGCCGACGGCCGGGACAAGGCCCGCCATGCCGCCAGCAAAACCCTGCGTAAGGTACGAAAGAAAACGGGGCTGGCCTATTGA